One window of Sphingobium sp. HWE2-09 genomic DNA carries:
- a CDS encoding endonuclease/exonuclease/phosphatase family protein, whose protein sequence is MPTERDVYKPERWLDDALFAPEVRDAFFRLTGQGWTDALRTIHPDETIYTFWDYFRNAYGRNAGLRIDHLLLSPALASRLVNAQVDAHVRGWDKTSDHAPVWISLADGTVRKRRHARAANQPA, encoded by the coding sequence ATGCCGACCGAACGCGATGTCTACAAACCCGAGCGCTGGCTGGACGATGCCCTGTTCGCCCCCGAGGTGCGTGACGCCTTTTTCCGGCTGACGGGGCAAGGCTGGACCGATGCCCTACGGACGATCCATCCCGACGAGACGATCTATACCTTCTGGGATTATTTCCGGAATGCCTATGGGCGCAATGCAGGTCTGCGCATCGACCACCTCCTACTTAGCCCCGCTCTCGCCTCCAGGCTTGTCAACGCGCAGGTCGATGCGCATGTGCGCGGGTGGGATAAGACGAGCGATCATGCGCCGGTCTGGATCTCTTTGGCCGATGGCACCGTGCGCAAACGCCGTCACGCGAGGGCCGCGAACCAGCCCGCATAG
- a CDS encoding TRCF domain-containing protein — protein MGLYVRLSRLVDEAGLSALEEELADRFGPLPPAAERLIDANRIAILARAAGIARVDAGPAAIALTPRETDRDISQCAGLSEKDGRRLLKAQTDEADRLARVTDLLESIGA, from the coding sequence CTGGGCCTCTATGTCAGGCTTTCGCGACTTGTCGATGAGGCTGGGCTCAGCGCTTTGGAGGAGGAGCTGGCGGATAGATTTGGTCCGCTGCCCCCCGCCGCCGAACGTCTGATCGATGCCAACAGAATTGCTATTCTCGCGCGGGCGGCCGGGATCGCACGCGTCGATGCAGGCCCGGCCGCGATAGCGCTGACGCCGCGCGAAACGGATCGCGACATAAGCCAATGTGCAGGGCTGTCCGAAAAAGACGGCCGCAGGCTTTTGAAGGCGCAGACGGACGAGGCTGATCGGCTCGCACGGGTGACCGACCTGCTCGAAAGCATTGGCGCTTAG
- a CDS encoding PAS domain S-box protein: protein MLLSRFEMWLGWGENLNFFYNDAYIPTLGSKHPTALGRPMSQVWKEVFEDVKDRIVSVMRDGVATWDEQLLLLLERNGYPEETYHTFSYSPLMGRGGAVEGLMCVVREETDRVISERRIKQLNDLAAALLRSKSRSDVIEAVQGHFGRESRDFPFANLQLFDLPESLDPGTGDAADWPVVAIQRGEKQAVQPLGGAFSKLPTGPWEIPPRDALIVAIEQPGEAQAVGALVLGLNPYRLLDEATRDFANLIAAQIAGALATIDAVSAQRRDRDRLWSLSQDLMLVCDFDGVIRLVNPSATRLLGWREDEMVGQVLADFVHPDDLSATAKEVEKLAQGVTTLLFENRYRCQDGSYRLLDWNAVPDAGRIHAVARDITRERQLARDRERIWALSPIVKVVATTKGIINAVNPSWTKTLGWSEADTVGRNILEFVAQEQEAAQQRLAKLSEFNAAVVESQSVFRAKDGSHRRFAWTTVPEAGILYLFGRDITVETEAAEALIATEEALRQSQKMEAVGQLTGGIAHDFNNLLAGVLGNLELLELRISQGRMEAIGRHLETAQGAAKRAAALTQRLLAFSRRQTLDPTAVNINRLISGLEDLIRRTVGPSIEIEVVGSGGLWMTLVDRYQLENALLNLCINARDAMPDGGRLTIETANKWLDNRMARERELPPGQYVSLCVSDTGTGMTPDVIARAFDPFFTTKPLGEGTGLGLSMIYGFVRQSGGQVRIYSEVGEGTTMCLYLPRHMGPVTEIEQELRPTQLDAGGHGETVLVIDDEASVRSLIVDVLTDGGYHVIEAADGPSGLKVLEFDLRIDLLITDVGLPGGMNGRQVADAGRVGRPKLKILFITGYAENAIIGNGLLEHDMHVITKPFGIEAIVSKVREMIDEGDKLGSRSATGQSDP from the coding sequence ATGCTCCTGTCTCGGTTTGAGATGTGGCTTGGTTGGGGAGAAAACCTCAACTTCTTCTACAATGACGCCTATATTCCTACGTTGGGCTCCAAACATCCCACAGCGCTGGGTCGGCCCATGTCGCAGGTATGGAAGGAGGTCTTTGAGGACGTCAAGGATCGCATCGTCTCGGTCATGCGAGATGGCGTTGCGACCTGGGACGAACAGTTGCTTCTGCTCCTTGAGCGCAACGGCTATCCCGAAGAGACGTATCATACATTCTCTTACAGTCCTCTGATGGGTCGCGGGGGTGCTGTCGAAGGCCTGATGTGCGTCGTTCGCGAGGAAACGGATAGGGTCATCAGTGAACGGCGCATCAAGCAATTGAATGATCTGGCCGCCGCGTTGCTCCGATCGAAAAGTCGGTCTGACGTGATCGAAGCGGTGCAAGGCCATTTTGGCAGAGAGAGCCGGGACTTTCCGTTCGCGAACCTACAGCTGTTCGACTTGCCTGAAAGCCTTGATCCCGGCACTGGAGACGCTGCGGATTGGCCAGTCGTCGCGATTCAAAGAGGCGAAAAACAGGCCGTGCAACCGCTGGGGGGCGCTTTTTCGAAGTTACCGACCGGACCGTGGGAGATACCGCCGCGCGATGCGTTGATCGTAGCTATCGAGCAGCCCGGCGAAGCGCAAGCCGTCGGTGCACTTGTTCTGGGATTGAATCCCTACCGCCTGCTCGACGAAGCAACTCGTGATTTCGCCAACCTTATTGCCGCGCAGATAGCGGGGGCGCTTGCCACCATCGATGCCGTGTCTGCCCAGCGACGCGACCGCGATCGGCTGTGGTCGCTTAGTCAGGACCTGATGCTGGTTTGCGACTTTGATGGCGTCATTCGCTTGGTGAACCCATCTGCGACCCGCCTTCTGGGGTGGCGAGAGGATGAGATGGTTGGACAGGTCCTGGCCGATTTCGTCCATCCCGACGATTTATCTGCCACAGCCAAGGAAGTCGAAAAGCTGGCTCAGGGCGTTACGACCCTTTTGTTCGAGAACCGCTATCGCTGCCAGGACGGCAGCTATCGATTGCTCGACTGGAACGCTGTGCCGGACGCGGGCCGCATCCATGCCGTGGCGCGCGATATAACCCGGGAGCGCCAACTCGCCCGCGACCGGGAGCGGATTTGGGCGCTCTCTCCGATCGTCAAGGTGGTGGCGACGACCAAAGGCATTATCAATGCCGTCAATCCATCCTGGACGAAGACGCTGGGGTGGAGCGAAGCTGATACGGTCGGCCGCAATATTTTGGAGTTTGTAGCGCAGGAGCAAGAAGCCGCGCAGCAGCGGTTGGCGAAACTCTCCGAATTCAACGCTGCTGTCGTCGAGTCACAAAGCGTCTTTCGCGCAAAGGATGGTAGCCACCGACGCTTCGCTTGGACTACCGTTCCAGAAGCCGGGATCCTCTATCTATTCGGCCGCGATATCACCGTAGAGACTGAAGCGGCCGAAGCCCTTATCGCGACAGAAGAAGCTTTGCGCCAAAGCCAGAAGATGGAGGCGGTAGGGCAGTTGACCGGTGGCATCGCCCATGATTTCAACAATCTTCTGGCGGGGGTTCTCGGCAATCTGGAATTGCTGGAACTACGTATTTCCCAAGGTCGTATGGAGGCTATCGGTCGCCATCTCGAAACCGCGCAGGGCGCGGCAAAGCGAGCTGCCGCGTTGACGCAGCGACTGCTTGCCTTTTCCCGGCGACAGACACTGGATCCCACAGCCGTCAATATAAACCGGCTAATTTCTGGCTTGGAAGACCTCATACGCCGGACCGTCGGGCCCTCCATAGAGATCGAAGTGGTTGGATCGGGCGGTTTGTGGATGACGTTGGTCGATCGCTACCAGCTTGAAAATGCGCTTTTGAACCTTTGCATCAATGCGCGAGACGCGATGCCGGATGGCGGACGCTTGACGATCGAAACAGCCAATAAGTGGCTAGACAACCGCATGGCGCGCGAACGCGAGCTACCTCCTGGTCAATATGTGTCACTATGCGTGAGCGACACCGGAACGGGCATGACGCCCGACGTGATCGCCCGCGCTTTTGATCCGTTCTTCACGACCAAGCCGCTGGGCGAAGGCACGGGCCTTGGCCTCTCAATGATCTATGGCTTTGTGCGGCAATCAGGCGGGCAAGTACGGATTTATTCGGAAGTCGGCGAAGGCACGACCATGTGCCTCTACCTTCCAAGGCATATGGGACCGGTAACTGAGATCGAACAGGAGTTGCGGCCGACGCAGCTTGATGCTGGGGGGCACGGGGAGACCGTGCTGGTCATCGATGACGAGGCCTCCGTTCGCTCGCTCATCGTCGATGTCCTCACCGACGGGGGATATCACGTCATTGAAGCTGCGGATGGTCCCAGCGGTCTCAAGGTGCTTGAGTTTGATCTACGCATCGACCTTCTCATCACGGATGTGGGCTTGCCCGGCGGAATGAATGGCCGTCAGGTCGCAGACGCCGGCCGAGTGGGACGTCCCAAACTAAAGATTTTGTTCATCACTGGCTATGCGGAGAATGCCATCATCGGCAACGGATTGCTGGAGCATGATATGCACGTGATCACCAAACCCTTCGGAATCGAGGCCATCGTCAGCAAGGTTCGTGAGATGATCGACGAAGGTGACAAACTAGGCAGCCGATCAGCGACCGGCCAATCTGATCCTTAA
- a CDS encoding SDR family oxidoreductase, with product MKIAVVTGGAQGIGKGITQALLTQGWRVAVLDQDAEAVRDLSDEMPTDKLMAIRADVASERDVEKAFDKITAWNKAAEEAEGIDLLVSNAGLANSVSGPIESLELKKWQAWQDSHVTGAFLMVRAAVPLLRQRKRAIVIMASTRAIQSEPDTEAYAAAKGALCALTHALAISLGPDIRVNAVLPGWIETRPWAKSQAREAVEHRAIDRDQHPVGRVGEPSDIAATVLFLASEGAAFITGQQIAVDGGMTRKMIYAH from the coding sequence ATGAAGATAGCGGTCGTTACAGGCGGTGCGCAGGGCATCGGCAAAGGTATCACACAGGCCCTGTTGACGCAGGGCTGGCGAGTGGCGGTGCTGGACCAGGATGCCGAAGCGGTTCGCGACCTTTCCGACGAAATGCCGACCGACAAGCTTATGGCGATCCGGGCTGATGTCGCCAGCGAACGTGACGTCGAAAAAGCGTTCGACAAGATTACAGCCTGGAATAAGGCGGCGGAAGAGGCCGAGGGTATCGATCTGCTCGTCTCCAATGCGGGCCTTGCCAATTCGGTCAGCGGTCCGATCGAAAGCCTGGAACTTAAAAAATGGCAGGCATGGCAGGACAGCCATGTGACCGGCGCTTTTCTGATGGTGCGCGCCGCCGTGCCGCTCCTGCGCCAGCGTAAAAGGGCGATCGTCATCATGGCATCGACCCGCGCGATCCAGTCGGAACCGGATACGGAGGCCTATGCGGCGGCCAAGGGTGCGCTCTGCGCTCTGACCCATGCGCTGGCGATCAGTCTTGGCCCAGACATCCGCGTAAACGCCGTCTTGCCCGGCTGGATTGAAACCCGCCCTTGGGCGAAGTCACAGGCGCGCGAAGCGGTGGAGCATCGCGCGATCGACCGGGATCAGCATCCGGTGGGCCGCGTCGGCGAACCGTCCGACATCGCGGCTACCGTCCTGTTTCTGGCGTCGGAGGGCGCAGCTTTCATCACTGGCCAGCAGATCGCCGTCGATGGCGGCATGACCCGCAAGATGATCTACGCGCATTGA
- a CDS encoding DEAD/DEAH box helicase, with the protein MLLDALGAGDLLYLADDEQDAEAIASALMSLAPDDHVVLLPSSDTLPGDSAPASPSNIGKRVAALRHLRRLAEEPKRRPLATIMSGEGAARLYADPAAFAAAPPSLRVGEPIDPTNFAADMENIGYVADDRVDEPGEVAVRGEVIDIFPADAGLPARIDVADGRVIGIRRYDPVTQRTQKSCEGLEIGRAAEPEPARNGTILAHLRPGRLYVSAKAEQRRARFIRLATQAAGNSGSAIDAASQSLWAKDLAAWRSGDSADFAISPIPRFAEQRSPLSALKRFAAPHVQAGKRLLLVGSERDVRFLRTKIAKTFKAKVEAIDAIAAVDTLAPGAIAALVAPIDRGAVGKKLVMIAAADLLGSRALIGPAQDSVAAGLAQAGGDIRAGDLVVHEDHGVARVLGLEPAPGDGDAELIALEYANGARRLVPCQEAGLLWRYGADGDAVRLDKLDGSTWEKRRGAIDEAVAQSAHDLLRLARERAKVKAAVIEPDSAAYERFVASFPFNETADQARAIEAVRDDLASGRPMDRLVIGDVGYGKTEVALRAAALAALAGYQVILAAPTTVLVRQHIETFQRRFADTGVVVAGLSRLSSAAEKKAAKAGLADGSIGIVIGTAAVMAKDIRYAQLGLVIIDEEQRFGAADKARLRGRTDLHLLAMSATPIPRTLHRAMIGLQQMSVIATPPARRQPIRTSLASPDDAMIRTALLRERSRGGQSFVVVPRIEDLAPLAERLARIVPDLALIEAHGKMPVAAIDDAMVRFGGGEGDVLLATNIIEAGLDVPRANTMIVWRADRFGLAQLHQLRGRVGRGNRRGQVILLTEAGEIAERTMKRLRTLATYDRLGAGFAISAADLDQRGAGDPLADTQAGHMKLIGIDLYQHLFEAALKEARGRTPDCGRLNSIWAARAACHRTRYPTPTSAWASMSGFRDLSMRLGSALWRRSWRIDLVRCPPPPNV; encoded by the coding sequence ATGCTGCTCGACGCCCTGGGCGCGGGCGATCTTCTCTATCTGGCCGATGACGAGCAGGACGCCGAAGCGATAGCCAGCGCGCTCATGTCCCTGGCGCCTGACGATCACGTCGTCCTCCTGCCGTCGAGCGACACCTTGCCCGGCGACAGCGCGCCTGCATCGCCCTCGAACATCGGGAAACGGGTCGCCGCATTGCGGCACCTTCGGCGTCTTGCGGAGGAACCCAAGCGCCGTCCTCTTGCCACCATCATGAGCGGTGAAGGGGCTGCGCGGCTCTATGCAGACCCCGCCGCTTTCGCCGCTGCGCCCCCCAGCCTGCGGGTTGGCGAACCGATCGATCCGACGAATTTCGCCGCTGACATGGAGAATATTGGTTATGTCGCCGACGATCGCGTCGATGAACCAGGCGAGGTAGCGGTCCGCGGGGAGGTGATCGACATCTTTCCGGCAGATGCCGGGCTGCCGGCGCGTATCGATGTCGCCGATGGTCGCGTCATCGGCATCAGGCGCTATGATCCAGTCACGCAGCGCACGCAGAAGTCGTGCGAAGGGCTGGAGATTGGCCGCGCGGCCGAACCGGAGCCAGCGCGGAATGGCACCATCCTCGCCCATCTGCGGCCTGGGCGGCTGTACGTTTCGGCAAAGGCCGAGCAGCGTCGCGCACGTTTCATTCGCCTGGCCACCCAGGCCGCTGGCAATTCGGGTTCGGCGATCGATGCCGCATCCCAGTCGCTGTGGGCAAAAGATCTTGCGGCCTGGCGTTCAGGCGATTCGGCGGATTTCGCCATATCGCCCATCCCTCGCTTTGCGGAGCAGCGCTCGCCCCTATCGGCGCTGAAGCGCTTTGCGGCACCGCATGTGCAGGCGGGTAAGCGTCTGCTGCTGGTTGGCAGCGAGCGAGATGTCCGTTTCCTCCGGACGAAGATTGCCAAGACGTTCAAGGCTAAGGTCGAGGCCATCGACGCGATCGCGGCCGTCGATACGCTTGCGCCGGGCGCGATAGCTGCGCTGGTTGCGCCGATCGACCGGGGCGCTGTCGGCAAGAAGCTCGTGATGATCGCTGCCGCCGATCTTCTGGGTAGCCGGGCGCTTATAGGCCCAGCGCAGGACAGCGTTGCTGCAGGGCTTGCCCAGGCGGGCGGCGACATTCGTGCGGGCGATCTGGTCGTGCATGAGGATCATGGCGTCGCGCGCGTGCTGGGCCTTGAGCCGGCTCCCGGCGATGGCGACGCAGAACTGATTGCGCTTGAATATGCCAATGGCGCCCGGCGGCTCGTTCCGTGCCAGGAGGCCGGCTTGCTATGGCGTTATGGCGCCGATGGCGATGCGGTGCGGCTCGACAAGCTGGACGGATCAACCTGGGAAAAGCGGCGCGGGGCGATTGACGAGGCGGTGGCTCAAAGCGCGCACGATCTTCTTCGATTGGCGCGGGAAAGGGCCAAGGTCAAAGCCGCCGTGATAGAACCTGATAGCGCCGCTTATGAACGATTTGTGGCCAGCTTCCCATTCAACGAAACGGCCGATCAGGCGCGGGCGATCGAGGCGGTACGGGACGACCTGGCCAGCGGACGACCGATGGATCGCCTGGTTATCGGCGATGTCGGCTATGGCAAGACGGAGGTCGCCCTGCGTGCCGCCGCGCTTGCCGCCCTTGCAGGCTATCAAGTCATACTGGCCGCGCCCACGACGGTTCTCGTTCGGCAACATATCGAGACGTTCCAGCGCCGCTTTGCCGATACGGGCGTGGTCGTCGCTGGCCTGTCGCGCCTGTCGAGTGCGGCGGAGAAGAAGGCGGCAAAGGCCGGGCTGGCCGACGGGTCCATCGGCATTGTCATCGGCACGGCTGCGGTGATGGCTAAGGATATACGCTATGCCCAATTGGGGCTTGTCATCATCGACGAAGAACAGCGCTTCGGCGCGGCCGACAAGGCAAGGCTGCGGGGACGCACCGACCTTCATCTGCTGGCGATGAGCGCGACGCCCATCCCCCGGACGTTGCACCGCGCGATGATCGGCCTGCAACAGATGTCGGTGATCGCAACGCCGCCCGCCCGTCGCCAGCCGATCCGGACGAGCCTTGCCAGCCCCGACGATGCGATGATCAGGACGGCGCTTCTGCGTGAGCGGTCGCGGGGCGGACAGAGCTTTGTCGTCGTGCCCCGTATCGAGGATCTCGCGCCCCTGGCCGAACGGCTGGCGCGGATCGTGCCGGACCTCGCGCTGATCGAAGCGCATGGCAAGATGCCGGTGGCCGCCATCGACGACGCCATGGTCCGCTTTGGCGGTGGCGAAGGCGATGTCCTGCTCGCGACCAACATCATCGAGGCGGGGCTGGACGTGCCGCGCGCCAACACGATGATCGTCTGGCGCGCCGACCGCTTTGGCCTCGCCCAACTTCATCAGTTGCGCGGGCGGGTGGGCCGCGGCAATCGCCGGGGTCAGGTCATTCTGCTGACCGAAGCGGGAGAGATTGCGGAACGCACGATGAAGCGGCTGCGCACTCTGGCGACCTACGACCGGCTGGGTGCGGGCTTTGCGATCAGTGCAGCCGATCTCGATCAACGGGGCGCTGGCGATCCGCTGGCCGATACGCAGGCCGGGCATATGAAGCTGATCGGGATCGACCTCTATCAACATCTGTTCGAAGCGGCTTTGAAAGAGGCGCGGGGGAGGACGCCGGACTGTGGACGCCTGAACTCAATCTGGGCAGCACGGGCGGCTTGCCATCGGACTCGATACCCGACCCCGACATCCGCCTGGGCCTCTATGTCAGGCTTTCGCGACTTGTCGATGAGGCTGGGCTCAGCGCTTTGGAGGAGGAGCTGGCGGATAGATTTGGTCCGCTGCCCCCCGCCGCCGAACGTCTGA
- a CDS encoding NAD(P)H-hydrate dehydratase: protein MTEIVALDGDWCAAHPLPKVESGSDKNSRGRVLLVGGARFVPGALALTGEAVLRAGAGKLQMATVEAVALALGVLVPEAAMVGLPMRKDGEIAQEGVAVLADLVPQCDVLLVGPGMSATSETGLFVQGLLSLSPPALLLDAAALTCAEPSELATASAKLPLVLTPHHGEMARLIGGDPQDIIDNPAAMLADLVQRTGAFVALKGPETWIAGPGTPILHFTGGCPGLGIGGSGDVLAGIIGGLIARGASPFVAIAWGVALHGAAGQLASSEIGAIGFLARELLPRIPRMLEIL from the coding sequence ATGACTGAAATAGTTGCTCTTGATGGGGACTGGTGTGCCGCCCATCCCCTACCCAAGGTCGAGAGCGGCAGCGACAAAAATAGTAGGGGTCGCGTCCTTCTGGTCGGCGGGGCGCGCTTCGTTCCCGGGGCACTTGCCCTCACCGGCGAAGCGGTGTTGCGCGCGGGTGCAGGCAAGTTACAGATGGCTACTGTCGAAGCGGTCGCATTGGCTCTGGGCGTATTGGTCCCGGAAGCTGCCATGGTCGGTCTGCCGATGCGCAAGGACGGCGAGATCGCTCAGGAGGGCGTCGCTGTGCTGGCTGATCTTGTACCGCAGTGTGATGTGCTGCTGGTCGGGCCCGGTATGAGCGCTACCAGCGAGACGGGCCTGTTTGTTCAAGGCCTTCTATCTCTGTCGCCACCTGCTCTCCTGCTTGATGCGGCGGCGCTCACCTGCGCAGAACCAAGCGAACTGGCAACAGCTTCGGCCAAGTTGCCCCTCGTTCTCACACCGCATCATGGTGAGATGGCCCGGCTCATTGGAGGCGATCCGCAAGACATCATTGACAATCCTGCAGCTATGCTAGCCGATCTTGTACAAAGGACGGGCGCTTTTGTGGCGCTCAAGGGGCCGGAAACCTGGATCGCCGGCCCTGGAACCCCGATACTGCATTTCACCGGTGGCTGTCCCGGGCTCGGCATTGGTGGATCGGGCGATGTGCTTGCCGGCATCATCGGCGGCCTGATCGCCCGGGGGGCCTCCCCCTTTGTCGCCATAGCCTGGGGCGTTGCGCTACATGGAGCCGCTGGGCAACTTGCGTCGAGCGAGATCGGTGCCATTGGCTTTCTCGCCCGCGAATTATTGCCACGAATTCCGCGCATGCTCGAGATCCTTTGA
- a CDS encoding histidine phosphatase family protein, with protein sequence MPKGIDLAMNDDHPPWPSHLWIVRHGQSAGNVARDAAHDAALDRIALEGRDVDVPLSDLGEKQAKALGHWFAHSGIGPLPDVILSSPYRRAVQTAKLFKGAGGAAMDEPVCIDERLREKEFGILDGLTTGGVAKLEPQQAAFRQTLGKFYHRPPGGESWCDVIFRLRALMDTVSLHYPGQRVIIFAHQVVVLCLRYIIENMDEAQILDIDSAGDVANCSVTEYRFDPQAGRRGNLVLQRYNIVAPEDAYDVQVTDAPDLPSVARG encoded by the coding sequence ATGCCCAAGGGCATTGATCTCGCCATGAATGATGATCATCCGCCTTGGCCCTCGCACCTCTGGATTGTTCGTCATGGACAAAGCGCCGGGAATGTTGCCCGCGACGCTGCCCATGACGCCGCACTTGATCGCATCGCATTGGAAGGCAGGGATGTCGACGTTCCGCTCAGCGACCTGGGCGAGAAACAGGCGAAGGCGCTTGGTCATTGGTTTGCCCATAGCGGTATAGGGCCGCTTCCCGATGTCATCCTCTCATCACCGTATCGCCGGGCCGTTCAGACGGCCAAGCTATTTAAGGGCGCGGGCGGCGCTGCGATGGACGAACCCGTCTGCATCGACGAGCGGCTACGCGAGAAGGAGTTCGGTATCCTTGACGGCCTTACCACCGGCGGCGTGGCAAAGCTCGAGCCTCAGCAGGCCGCCTTTCGCCAAACGCTCGGGAAATTCTATCACCGTCCGCCCGGGGGCGAGAGTTGGTGTGATGTCATCTTTCGTCTCCGAGCCCTCATGGATACGGTATCTCTTCATTATCCGGGTCAAAGGGTCATCATCTTTGCGCATCAGGTGGTCGTCCTGTGCCTGCGCTACATTATCGAAAATATGGATGAAGCTCAGATCCTGGACATCGATAGCGCGGGGGACGTCGCTAACTGCTCAGTCACCGAATACCGCTTCGATCCACAAGCGGGGCGGCGGGGCAATCTTGTTCTCCAGCGCTATAACATTGTGGCGCCTGAAGATGCGTATGATGTACAGGTGACCGATGCGCCCGACCTGCCATCTGTTGCCCGGGGATGA
- a CDS encoding DUF1543 domain-containing protein: MKLFAIYIGGEHPAAHIEIHDVRFIVAPSLKATHDALRRQWWGTPSTLHIDCWAEIDHADGYDVQLRSEPYKGRERLFFVNLGGYDPADFAEQHRNMFVVAENVTQAKARAMATIPAWKEGHRDDLYEAEKAFALNEVIGEKLHIHLVATETARPPKFACRYTPLK; this comes from the coding sequence ATGAAGCTGTTCGCAATCTACATTGGCGGCGAACACCCTGCCGCGCACATAGAAATTCATGATGTACGGTTCATAGTGGCACCGTCCTTGAAGGCGACCCATGATGCGCTTCGACGCCAGTGGTGGGGCACGCCTAGCACGCTACATATCGACTGCTGGGCCGAGATCGACCATGCGGACGGTTACGACGTTCAGCTACGGTCGGAGCCATATAAGGGGCGCGAACGATTGTTTTTCGTAAATCTGGGTGGTTACGATCCGGCTGACTTCGCTGAACAGCATCGCAACATGTTCGTTGTCGCTGAGAATGTGACCCAAGCCAAGGCACGCGCGATGGCTACCATTCCTGCGTGGAAGGAAGGCCATCGCGACGATCTATACGAGGCTGAGAAGGCGTTTGCTCTCAATGAGGTCATTGGCGAGAAGCTTCACATCCACTTGGTAGCCACCGAAACAGCGCGACCACCGAAATTTGCCTGCCGTTACACCCCGCTAAAGTAA
- a CDS encoding FAD/NAD(P)-binding protein, translating to MTASIAFVGAGPTTLYTLKAFVEHAARPMRITVFEQQARAGLGTPYRPGWNDPAMLSNIASVEIPPLSETLLSWLKRQSRKRLIGLGIDPRDVDDRAFYPRVALGRYFLDQFDMLVGEARDKGFIVDIRTGRRVLDMSVQDNFVQLEIEGEDEDIADNRFDFVVMATGHQWPEEPEARPGYFLSPWPASALKRINAVKVGIRGSSLTAIDAVVALATAHGAFTEGPDGSVEYRIGAGSEGLALTMMSRKGLLPEADFYHPIPYEPLAFCTPEAIATLIEAQPEDLLEQAYALFKQELAHSDPAYADHVGLADLTLQDFAERFFADRAGADPFEWAAANLREAQANFDQEITVPWRYAILRMHEVLALIIPHLNEEALESFGKHLKPAFVDEYASVPHLSIQRLLALHRAGHLDVLALGNNYRVETHGAEPGVNVVINGKRRHYNVFIDATGQSPLEADDFPFPTLLEQGIVLDAQDAGAGATKGISVDETFHPASPDPRAQRLFCLSLPFILGRHPFVQGITSSHEMGGIVGEELARISAAPIRADAA from the coding sequence ATGACCGCCTCCATTGCCTTTGTCGGTGCCGGACCGACCACCCTTTATACGCTCAAGGCGTTTGTTGAGCATGCAGCCCGCCCCATGAGGATCACCGTCTTCGAGCAACAGGCGCGCGCCGGTCTCGGTACGCCGTATCGGCCGGGGTGGAACGATCCGGCCATGCTCTCGAACATTGCGAGCGTTGAAATCCCGCCGCTGAGCGAGACGCTTCTATCCTGGCTCAAGCGTCAAAGCCGCAAGCGTCTCATAGGCTTGGGTATCGATCCCCGAGACGTAGACGATCGCGCATTCTACCCGCGTGTTGCCCTGGGGCGATACTTCCTCGACCAGTTCGACATGCTTGTGGGCGAGGCGCGTGATAAAGGGTTCATCGTCGATATTCGAACCGGTCGACGTGTCCTGGACATGTCTGTCCAGGACAACTTCGTTCAACTGGAGATTGAAGGGGAGGACGAGGATATAGCTGACAATCGTTTCGACTTCGTCGTCATGGCGACTGGCCATCAGTGGCCGGAAGAGCCTGAGGCGCGGCCCGGCTATTTTCTCAGCCCATGGCCAGCTTCGGCCCTTAAGCGCATCAACGCTGTCAAAGTTGGCATTCGCGGGAGCTCTCTGACGGCGATCGACGCAGTCGTCGCTCTCGCCACCGCGCATGGCGCATTCACTGAAGGCCCGGATGGCAGCGTTGAATATCGGATCGGGGCGGGATCGGAAGGACTTGCGTTGACGATGATGTCGCGCAAGGGGCTGCTGCCCGAAGCAGATTTCTACCATCCGATACCCTACGAACCGCTAGCCTTTTGTACGCCTGAAGCGATCGCAACGCTGATCGAGGCTCAGCCTGAGGATCTTCTTGAGCAGGCTTATGCGCTTTTCAAGCAGGAACTGGCGCACAGCGATCCCGCTTATGCCGACCATGTCGGACTGGCTGATCTGACTTTGCAAGATTTCGCGGAGCGCTTCTTCGCCGACCGTGCGGGCGCTGATCCGTTTGAATGGGCCGCGGCCAATCTGCGGGAGGCGCAAGCCAATTTCGACCAAGAAATCACGGTGCCTTGGCGCTACGCGATCCTGCGAATGCACGAGGTGCTGGCGCTGATCATCCCGCATCTTAACGAAGAGGCGCTGGAATCGTTCGGCAAGCATTTGAAGCCTGCCTTCGTCGACGAATATGCGAGCGTTCCCCATCTCTCCATCCAGCGACTCCTTGCTTTGCATCGTGCGGGCCATCTTGACGTGCTCGCGCTTGGGAACAACTACCGCGTGGAAACGCACGGCGCAGAACCCGGCGTCAATGTCGTCATTAATGGAAAGCGGCGCCACTATAACGTGTTCATCGATGCGACGGGCCAAAGCCCGCTCGAAGCCGACGATTTTCCATTCCCTACGCTTCTTGAACAAGGCATCGTTCTGGACGCGCAAGATGCAGGCGCGGGTGCCACCAAGGGTATCTCGGTGGATGAGACATTTCACCCGGCATCTCCCGATCCGCGCGCGCAACGGCTATTCTGTCTCAGCCTTCCCTTCATCCTGGGACGTCATCCCTTTGTACAGGGGATCACCAGTTCGCATGAGATGGGCGGTATCGTGGGCGAGGAACTTGCTCGCATCAGTGCTGCGCCTATTCGGGCTGACGCGGCATGA